The following are encoded in a window of Bacillota bacterium genomic DNA:
- the tmk gene encoding dTMP kinase has translation MNPRGALITFEGLDGTGKTTQARLLTRWLRDRGLKVRYTREPGGTPIGRALRALALARRRSGAGPVPEAELLLLMADRAQHVGEVIRPALEKGAVVVCDRFADSSVAYQVWGLGMDGALVDRLNALATGGLVPDLTFWLDLPVGERLGEGEPVRDRDRIESRGSAFFERVRRGYEALARANPDRYVRLEVAGKSREAVHSEVRAAVVERLAGCLEELGWGRR, from the coding sequence ATGAACCCTCGGGGCGCGCTGATCACCTTCGAGGGTCTGGACGGGACCGGCAAGACCACGCAGGCGCGGCTGCTCACCAGGTGGCTGCGGGATCGCGGCCTGAAGGTGCGCTACACCCGCGAGCCCGGGGGAACGCCCATCGGCCGCGCCCTGCGCGCTCTGGCGCTCGCACGGCGGCGCAGCGGTGCGGGCCCGGTGCCGGAGGCGGAACTGCTGCTCTTGATGGCCGACCGGGCCCAGCACGTGGGCGAGGTGATCCGGCCGGCTCTGGAGAAAGGGGCCGTGGTGGTCTGTGACCGCTTCGCCGACTCGTCGGTGGCGTATCAGGTGTGGGGCCTCGGCATGGACGGAGCGCTGGTGGATCGCCTGAACGCTTTGGCGACCGGGGGGCTGGTGCCCGACCTGACCTTCTGGCTCGATTTGCCGGTCGGGGAGCGGCTGGGAGAGGGCGAGCCGGTGAGGGACCGCGACCGGATCGAGTCCCGGGGCAGCGCCTTCTTTGAGCGGGTACGGCGGGGATACGAGGCGCTCGCCCGGGCCAACCCGGATCGCTACGTGCGGCTGGAGGTCGCCGGCAAGAGCCGGGAGGCGGTGCACTCCGAGGTACGGGCCGCAGTCGTCGAACGCCTGGCCGGGTGCCTCGAGGAGTTGGGGTGGGGTCGACGGTGA
- a CDS encoding cyclic-di-AMP receptor → MKLLVAVVQDQDAGTLMNRLIERGFGATKLASTGGFLREGNTTLLVGVDDSRVQAALDCIREVCHHRRQSIPAGSAQARGLGGLLARGGVVEVGAATVFVLAVDRFERV, encoded by the coding sequence GTGAAGCTGCTGGTGGCCGTCGTGCAGGATCAGGATGCCGGGACGCTGATGAACCGCCTGATCGAGCGCGGGTTCGGCGCCACGAAGCTGGCGAGCACGGGAGGTTTCCTGCGGGAAGGCAACACGACCCTGCTGGTGGGCGTGGACGATAGCAGGGTTCAGGCGGCCCTCGACTGCATCCGGGAGGTCTGCCACCACCGCCGGCAATCCATCCCGGCGGGGTCGGCCCAGGCGCGGGGGCTCGGCGGGCTTCTGGCCCGGGGCGGCGTGGTCGAGGTGGGGGCGGCCACGGTGTTCGTGCTGGCGGTGGACCGGTTCGAGCGGGTGTAA
- a CDS encoding YaaR family protein — protein sequence MESARIEGLPRRRRPASVGLARRGIGRAEAKPEAPVPVFSTELADADRRRHREELQRALKEVERAGAALRKQPGEAALFDYRQAVRRFCHLALAGTYAVDRQLRLDPRGGRRLHVTVKKVDEALDRLAQEVLATQRDTLAIAARLDEMRGLLLDLVR from the coding sequence ATGGAAAGCGCCCGCATTGAGGGGCTACCCCGCAGGCGCCGCCCGGCCAGCGTGGGGCTGGCGCGCAGGGGGATCGGCCGGGCCGAGGCCAAACCGGAGGCTCCCGTCCCGGTCTTCAGCACGGAACTGGCCGATGCGGACCGGCGGCGGCACCGTGAGGAGCTGCAGCGCGCCCTCAAAGAGGTGGAGCGTGCCGGGGCCGCGCTGCGCAAGCAGCCGGGGGAGGCCGCGCTCTTCGACTACCGGCAGGCGGTGCGGCGCTTCTGCCACCTTGCCCTGGCCGGCACCTACGCCGTGGACCGGCAGCTGCGGCTCGACCCGCGGGGCGGGCGGCGGCTGCACGTGACGGTGAAGAAGGTGGACGAAGCGCTGGACAGGCTCGCGCAGGAGGTGCTGGCGACCCAGCGGGACACGCTGGCTATCGCCGCGAGGCTGGACGAGATGAGGGGGCTTCTCCTCGACCTTGTCCGCTAA
- the holB gene encoding DNA polymerase III subunit delta' — protein MSAKGQAARKSEGRPVRFSDVVGHARAVAWLRRALASGRAGGAYLFYGPPGVGKGTLALAFAAALTCPHRTDEQEACGRCGGCRAAARGQHPDITWIEPHSEAGNVTIEQIRDLRAHLSLSAGASGWKVAIIDRAERMTLQAANALLKTLEEPAGQAVLVLLAGELALVPETIQSRCLRFYLAPVPVSDLVRELEARLGLPPEEARARAALAGGCPGRALAGMEGVTARRKAALGWMQEALDAPAREVDRLAKAADQADLAQVDETLSAMIWLWRDVAAWSWTKRPDLMINSDLRDHLAPIGQKVAPEKAVSALEALLGARRMVSEYTSRRLTLNWAWMTLRSALKAEKGPVTLAARSG, from the coding sequence TTGTCCGCTAAAGGGCAGGCGGCCCGCAAGAGCGAGGGGCGGCCGGTGCGCTTCTCGGACGTGGTGGGCCACGCACGGGCCGTCGCCTGGCTGCGGCGGGCTCTGGCGTCCGGCCGTGCCGGCGGGGCGTACCTTTTCTATGGCCCGCCGGGGGTGGGCAAGGGCACCCTGGCGCTTGCGTTTGCGGCCGCCCTCACCTGCCCGCACCGCACGGACGAACAGGAGGCGTGCGGGCGGTGCGGCGGGTGCCGGGCGGCGGCCCGGGGGCAGCACCCGGACATCACGTGGATTGAGCCTCACAGCGAGGCCGGCAACGTGACCATCGAGCAGATCCGGGATCTCCGGGCCCACCTGAGCCTTTCCGCCGGGGCGAGCGGCTGGAAGGTGGCCATCATCGACCGGGCCGAGCGGATGACCCTGCAGGCCGCCAACGCGCTGTTGAAGACGCTGGAAGAACCTGCGGGGCAGGCCGTGCTGGTGCTGCTGGCCGGTGAGCTTGCGCTCGTGCCCGAAACCATTCAGTCCCGCTGCCTGCGCTTTTACCTGGCGCCGGTGCCCGTTTCGGACCTGGTGCGGGAGCTTGAGGCCCGGCTGGGCCTTCCACCCGAAGAGGCCCGAGCCCGGGCGGCGCTGGCCGGCGGGTGCCCGGGGCGTGCCCTGGCCGGCATGGAGGGTGTGACGGCTCGCCGCAAGGCGGCGCTCGGGTGGATGCAAGAGGCGCTCGATGCCCCGGCCCGGGAGGTGGACCGGCTGGCGAAAGCGGCGGATCAGGCGGATCTGGCCCAGGTGGACGAGACGCTTTCAGCGATGATATGGTTGTGGCGGGATGTGGCAGCGTGGAGCTGGACCAAGCGGCCGGACTTGATGATAAACAGCGACCTGAGGGATCACCTGGCCCCGATCGGGCAGAAGGTGGCGCCGGAGAAGGCGGTATCGGCGCTGGAGGCGCTGCTTGGCGCACGGCGAATGGTCTCGGAGTACACGAGCCGCAGGCTGACGCTCAACTGGGCGTGGATGACGCTGCGCAGCGCGCTCAAGGCGGAGAAGGGACCGGTGACGCTGGCGGCACGGTCCGGGTAA
- the ricT gene encoding regulatory iron-sulfur-containing complex subunit RicT produces the protein MVVDTQHGLEAGQVVIAPREIPSEQVPRPLRPVVRLATAADLASREEWKRKEADAFSVGLEKIQRHKLPMRLIDAEYTFDGGRLTFYFSAEGRVDFRELVKDLASHFRTRIDLRQMGSRDVARMVGGIGPCGLPTCCSSFMMELRPVTLRMAKEQGLALNPEKLSGLCGRLMCCLSFELDRPPAGAAAANGDEEAAPGEGPDPPPDVSEAARADPSPAAVAVVSVNGAAPAGSRGGRRRRRRHFRHRRQPPA, from the coding sequence GTGGTAGTGGATACCCAGCACGGCCTCGAAGCCGGCCAGGTGGTCATCGCGCCCCGGGAAATCCCTTCCGAACAGGTGCCGCGCCCCCTGCGGCCGGTCGTGCGCCTCGCCACGGCGGCCGACCTGGCCTCTCGGGAAGAGTGGAAGCGCAAGGAGGCCGACGCGTTCTCGGTGGGCCTGGAGAAGATCCAGCGCCACAAGTTGCCCATGCGCCTCATCGACGCCGAGTACACGTTTGACGGGGGCCGGTTGACCTTCTACTTCTCGGCCGAGGGGCGGGTCGACTTCCGCGAGCTGGTCAAGGACCTGGCCTCCCACTTTCGCACCCGCATCGACCTGCGCCAGATGGGTTCACGGGACGTGGCGCGCATGGTGGGCGGCATCGGACCCTGCGGGCTTCCCACGTGCTGTTCCAGCTTCATGATGGAGCTCCGGCCGGTCACGCTGCGCATGGCGAAAGAGCAGGGGCTTGCGCTGAACCCTGAGAAGCTGTCGGGTCTCTGCGGCCGGCTCATGTGCTGCCTCTCCTTCGAACTCGACCGGCCGCCGGCGGGTGCAGCCGCTGCCAACGGCGACGAGGAGGCAGCGCCCGGGGAGGGGCCGGACCCGCCGCCTGACGTAAGCGAGGCGGCGCGGGCGGACCCGAGCCCCGCGGCCGTGGCTGTCGTCAGCGTCAACGGGGCGGCCCCGGCCGGGAGCAGGGGCGGGCGGCGTCGCAGGCGCCGTCATTTTCGCCATCGGAGGCAGCCCCCCGCTTGA
- the rsmI gene encoding 16S rRNA (cytidine(1402)-2'-O)-methyltransferase, with protein MSGTLWVCGTPIGNLQDASPRLLETLRQVDLVAAEDTRRTLKLLNHFAIKKPLVSYHEHNARQKTPWLLERLRQGARVALVTDAGMPGISDPGTELVQAAAREGIDVRVVPGPSAPVAALAVAGLPTEPCWFEGFLPRSPARRRERLARLRELPATLVFFEAPHRVRESLQAMAEVLGGARPAAIARELTKVHEEVLRGSLDELARSLASRDKPPVGEITIVVGPPVR; from the coding sequence TTGAGCGGGACGCTCTGGGTTTGCGGCACCCCCATCGGCAATCTGCAGGACGCCTCGCCGCGGCTTCTCGAGACTTTGCGTCAGGTCGACCTGGTGGCGGCCGAGGATACGCGCCGCACCCTCAAGCTTCTGAACCACTTCGCCATCAAGAAGCCTCTCGTGAGTTACCACGAACACAACGCCAGGCAGAAGACCCCGTGGCTGCTGGAGCGCCTGCGGCAGGGGGCCCGGGTGGCGCTCGTTACCGATGCGGGGATGCCGGGCATCTCCGACCCCGGCACCGAGCTGGTGCAGGCTGCCGCTCGGGAGGGTATCGACGTGCGGGTCGTACCCGGGCCATCGGCCCCGGTGGCAGCGCTGGCGGTAGCGGGCCTTCCCACCGAGCCGTGCTGGTTCGAGGGGTTTTTGCCCCGCTCGCCCGCCCGGCGGCGGGAACGGCTCGCTCGGCTTCGCGAGCTTCCTGCCACGCTGGTCTTCTTCGAGGCGCCCCACCGCGTGAGGGAGAGCCTTCAGGCCATGGCGGAGGTGCTCGGAGGCGCCAGGCCAGCCGCCATCGCCCGGGAGCTCACCAAGGTGCACGAAGAGGTGCTCCGGGGCTCGCTCGATGAACTGGCGCGCTCATTGGCTTCCAGGGACAAGCCGCCGGTCGGGGAGATCACCATCGTCGTCGGGCCTCCCGTCCGTTGA
- a CDS encoding glutamate synthase-related protein, with product MWPLQLSARSPEEYARRYDHGNCGLVAVFARSPSPGRQALERALSALRGLSHRSGFVNGEGDGCGVLTDIPRAVWARRLEQAGLDPALARQPWFAVAHLFVGPDTGSQGAVAEQAVFDRLRAFLARQGIEILVAVTDGLVPSTLGRRGRALSPRFWQLGLWVKLDAEGWWAKAPPFDGDGTLPSARRRVREAAGRRLFEATVGLERFVPDVRVVSMSAHSVVYKVLGDADALEAAYADLQDPAFETRAAVGHNRYSTNTTPTFDRAQPFSLLAHNGEINTIWRLVAEAEQLGIPTVAGGSDSQNLNRTADALIHRFGFSLPEALEILFPPILNEVKRYPPQFQEYYMYFRQAWGPFAQGPAAILARHRSEAVIACDALGLRPMWQLPAKDHVIFSSEPGIALTEELVDDPRPLGPGEKVGVVLDESGVKVLPYPYLQEQIVERWRRRLGPLSGYARFISAARAVQLPEAGGGKPPAAIGDEALMRLMAAWAWQADDVKMLEEMAEKGAEPIGSLGYDAPLAALSPELHNLADHFKESVAVVTNPAIDREREIEHFSTRVVLGRRPAPGTVEAADDRPGRAVELRVPLVPGGSPEGSALTLPDARSAAAGFETLAWEDLVAVLPSVTIPVRQRPGESLPSAIDRICRMAAEAASSGVRLIALDDGAIFEDEEGTWIDPHLVVAAVDGALRRAAGLRRWCGVAVRSGSLRNLHDVVLALGLGADAVNPWLMVELAARAAARAGQPPAEGVRRLLDALSKGIEKVISTLGIHEVRGYGRLFSCIGLKPELARLFEVEAYAASDRAGVGLRELEAQLVRRRAIASGAEPAHLVRPFRYWPRIWKALGAAARGELPYAEAAARMQEIERENPVALRHVLALRPPGPLPAAVPPEGVDISIGEHAMPFVISSMSFGSQGERAYRAYLEAAVTAGIVCLNGEGGEIRELVGKYPRHRGIQVASGRFGIHAEMLNGAWVIEIKIGQGAKPGEGGHLPGRKVSAKVAQARNATPGIDLISPSNNHDIYSIEDLAQLIYELRTVSPGSRIAVKVPVVPGIGTIAVGIVKAGADIVNLSGFDGGTGAARLHAIRHVGLPAELGIVEAHRALVAAGLREGVEIWADGGMRSALDVMKCILLGANRVGFGTLAMLAIGCTACRGCQLDTCHVGIATQIESEAEALSRGLKRFVPRDVERAAAEVASLLQQMGAALGELTASLGARRTQELVGRSDLLEQVALHDRVDLQELLRVARPVATALEAAPDERVAVPAAVAAAAVAGARDGQETAAWNGRTALHPRALGTSEAGRVAR from the coding sequence ATGTGGCCTCTCCAGCTTAGCGCCCGTAGCCCTGAGGAGTACGCGCGGCGCTACGACCACGGCAACTGCGGGCTGGTCGCGGTCTTTGCCCGCTCCCCTTCGCCGGGCAGGCAGGCGCTTGAGCGTGCGTTGTCCGCCCTCAGGGGGCTTTCGCACCGCTCCGGGTTCGTGAACGGCGAGGGGGACGGCTGCGGCGTCCTGACGGACATCCCCCGGGCGGTGTGGGCTCGCAGGCTGGAGCAGGCGGGCCTTGATCCGGCCCTTGCCCGCCAGCCGTGGTTTGCCGTGGCGCACCTCTTCGTCGGCCCGGACACGGGGTCGCAGGGGGCCGTTGCGGAGCAGGCGGTCTTCGACCGGCTGCGCGCCTTCCTGGCCCGGCAGGGGATCGAGATCCTGGTGGCCGTCACGGATGGCCTCGTCCCCTCGACCCTGGGCCGGCGAGGCCGGGCTCTTTCGCCCCGCTTCTGGCAGCTGGGGCTGTGGGTGAAGCTGGACGCCGAAGGCTGGTGGGCGAAGGCGCCGCCGTTCGACGGGGATGGCACCCTGCCTTCGGCGAGGCGGCGAGTCCGGGAAGCGGCCGGGCGGCGCCTGTTCGAAGCGACGGTCGGGCTGGAGCGTTTCGTGCCGGACGTGCGCGTCGTCTCGATGAGCGCGCACTCGGTGGTGTACAAGGTCCTCGGCGATGCGGACGCGCTGGAGGCTGCCTACGCCGACCTTCAGGACCCGGCCTTCGAGACCCGGGCCGCCGTCGGCCACAACCGCTACTCCACCAACACCACGCCGACGTTCGACCGGGCGCAGCCGTTCAGCCTGCTGGCCCACAACGGCGAGATCAACACGATCTGGCGGCTCGTCGCGGAGGCGGAGCAACTCGGCATCCCGACCGTGGCCGGGGGCAGCGACTCGCAGAACCTGAACCGCACGGCCGACGCCCTGATTCACCGGTTCGGCTTTTCGCTCCCGGAGGCGCTGGAGATCCTCTTTCCGCCCATTCTCAACGAGGTGAAGCGCTACCCGCCCCAGTTCCAGGAGTACTACATGTACTTCCGCCAGGCGTGGGGCCCGTTCGCGCAGGGGCCGGCCGCCATCCTTGCCCGGCACCGCAGCGAGGCGGTGATAGCCTGCGACGCCCTGGGCCTGCGGCCGATGTGGCAGCTTCCGGCGAAAGACCACGTCATCTTCTCCTCCGAGCCGGGCATCGCCCTCACCGAGGAACTGGTGGACGACCCCAGGCCCCTGGGGCCGGGCGAGAAGGTGGGGGTGGTGCTCGACGAGAGCGGCGTCAAGGTGCTGCCCTACCCCTACCTGCAGGAACAGATCGTGGAACGCTGGCGGCGCAGGCTCGGGCCCCTTTCGGGCTACGCCCGCTTCATCAGCGCCGCCCGGGCCGTCCAACTGCCCGAGGCGGGCGGCGGCAAACCACCGGCAGCGATCGGGGACGAGGCGCTCATGCGCCTCATGGCGGCCTGGGCGTGGCAGGCCGATGACGTCAAGATGCTCGAGGAGATGGCGGAAAAGGGGGCCGAGCCCATCGGTTCGCTGGGTTACGACGCCCCGCTCGCCGCGCTCTCCCCTGAGCTGCACAACCTGGCCGACCACTTCAAGGAGAGCGTGGCGGTCGTCACCAACCCCGCCATCGATCGGGAACGCGAGATCGAGCACTTTTCGACGCGGGTCGTGCTCGGGCGCCGGCCGGCGCCGGGCACGGTCGAGGCGGCCGATGACCGGCCGGGCCGGGCTGTCGAACTGCGGGTGCCGCTCGTGCCGGGGGGCTCGCCGGAAGGTTCCGCGCTCACGCTGCCCGACGCTCGCAGCGCCGCGGCCGGCTTCGAGACCCTCGCCTGGGAGGACCTGGTGGCCGTGCTGCCCTCCGTGACCATCCCTGTGCGGCAGCGCCCGGGCGAATCGCTTCCGTCGGCCATCGACCGCATCTGCCGCATGGCGGCCGAGGCGGCTTCGTCGGGGGTTCGGCTCATCGCGCTCGATGACGGCGCCATCTTCGAGGACGAGGAGGGCACCTGGATCGACCCGCACCTGGTGGTGGCCGCCGTGGACGGCGCGCTGCGACGGGCGGCGGGCCTTCGGCGGTGGTGCGGCGTGGCCGTGCGCAGCGGCAGCCTGCGAAACCTGCACGACGTGGTGCTGGCCCTCGGGCTGGGCGCGGATGCGGTGAACCCCTGGCTGATGGTCGAGCTGGCCGCCAGAGCCGCCGCTCGGGCGGGGCAGCCGCCTGCCGAGGGCGTCCGGCGCCTGCTCGACGCGCTGTCGAAGGGGATCGAGAAGGTCATCTCCACGCTCGGCATCCACGAGGTGCGGGGCTACGGGCGCCTCTTCTCCTGCATCGGCCTGAAGCCCGAACTGGCACGCCTGTTTGAAGTCGAGGCTTACGCCGCCTCGGACCGGGCCGGCGTGGGTTTGCGCGAACTGGAGGCCCAACTTGTGCGCCGCCGGGCCATCGCATCGGGAGCGGAACCGGCGCATCTGGTGCGGCCGTTCCGCTACTGGCCCCGCATCTGGAAGGCGCTGGGCGCCGCCGCAAGGGGTGAGCTTCCCTACGCCGAGGCCGCCGCCCGCATGCAGGAGATCGAGCGGGAAAACCCGGTGGCTCTTCGCCACGTGCTGGCGCTGCGTCCGCCGGGGCCGCTGCCGGCTGCCGTACCGCCTGAGGGCGTGGACATCTCCATCGGCGAGCACGCCATGCCGTTCGTCATCAGTTCCATGTCGTTCGGCTCGCAGGGCGAGCGGGCCTACCGCGCCTACCTGGAGGCGGCGGTAACCGCCGGGATCGTCTGCCTCAACGGCGAGGGCGGCGAGATCCGGGAACTCGTGGGCAAGTATCCCCGCCACCGCGGCATCCAGGTGGCGTCCGGGCGGTTCGGGATCCACGCCGAGATGCTGAACGGCGCGTGGGTCATCGAAATCAAGATCGGCCAGGGTGCCAAGCCGGGCGAAGGCGGGCACCTACCGGGCCGAAAGGTCTCGGCGAAGGTCGCCCAGGCTCGCAACGCCACGCCGGGCATCGACCTGATCTCCCCGTCCAACAACCACGACATCTACTCCATCGAGGACCTGGCCCAGCTCATCTACGAACTGCGCACCGTCAGCCCCGGCTCCCGCATTGCGGTCAAGGTCCCCGTGGTGCCCGGGATCGGCACCATCGCCGTGGGCATCGTGAAGGCCGGCGCCGACATCGTCAACCTCAGCGGCTTCGACGGCGGAACCGGCGCTGCGAGGCTCCACGCCATCCGGCACGTGGGGCTCCCCGCCGAACTCGGCATCGTGGAGGCTCACCGGGCGCTGGTCGCCGCGGGGCTGCGGGAGGGTGTGGAAATCTGGGCGGACGGCGGGATGCGCAGCGCCCTGGACGTGATGAAGTGCATCCTGCTCGGCGCAAACCGCGTCGGCTTCGGCACGCTGGCCATGCTGGCCATCGGCTGCACGGCATGCCGGGGCTGCCAGCTGGACACCTGCCACGTCGGCATCGCCACGCAAATCGAAAGCGAGGCGGAGGCCCTGTCGCGGGGGCTCAAGCGGTTCGTGCCCAGGGACGTGGAGCGGGCGGCCGCCGAGGTTGCCTCGCTGCTGCAACAGATGGGCGCGGCGCTGGGCGAGTTGACCGCCTCCCTGGGCGCCCGCCGAACCCAGGAGCTGGTGGGGCGGTCGGATCTCCTCGAAC